The following is a genomic window from Nitrospira sp..
CTTCGTCCGTGTCCGTGCGGGCATGGTGGCGAATGTGGTCGGCGCACCAGATGAGCGCCGAGTTTTGCAGCGCCCAGCCCCCGGCCACGAGTGCGCAGCGTTTGACCCAGTCGGGACATTCGAAGCTTTGATGGGCGATCAGACGATGGTATCCGACGGTGATCCCCATGCCGGTAACGATATACATGACGAAGGCGAGGACCCAGTCGAAGAGGGTGAAGCCGACAAAGTACCCGTAGAGCGGAATGCCAATGACGGTCACGGCGACGACGATGCAAAACAACACAACATTGACGTATGAAAACCCGGCGCGATCGGTCGAGAGGGCTTGAGCAGGTACGGTCATTCATCCTCCTGAAGCGTGGATTCATTCAGTCCAGCAGGGCTGCTGTGCGACTCACATGGCGAACATCCCATATCCGGCCAATGGTAGCGAAAAGCCTGAGTGTTTACAACTACTTCTTCGTTATAACTGGCGGCGCATACGGCGAGGCAGAAAGCAATCCCAGAGCGCGGCGGACGTGCGTTCCGCGTATACTATGGGGGTCTGACTAGTCACCGTTCCGGAGGCCCTATGCCGACTGGTGCGCCATCGTTTGAATCGGCTGTCGTGCGTATCGGAGCGCATCTCGCGCAATTGTCCGCTGGGCGCGCGCCGACGGTTTTTGAGGGGCGCTGGTGGTCGCAAAGTATGATCAATCTGGCGATGAAAGACCCTGCGTTCAAGGTGCAGTTGTTCCGTTTCATCGATGTGCTCCCTGCCCTTGCGTCCGATCGTGCGGTTGTGACGCTGGCGGAGGAATATTTCGGCGCCATGCACAGTCATATATTCGGATTGCAGTGGGGGCTCAAAGCGCTGGCCGCAACGAGTGTGGGCGCTGCGATCACCGGCAAGTCGATCCGTCACCAGGTTGAGCAGATGGCGCGGACGTTCATCGCCGGCGGATCGATTGCTGAGGCGGTGCCTGTCCTGGCCGGATTGTGGAAGAACGGGCGCGCTTGGTCCGTCGATTTGTTGGGAGAAGCGACAATCAGCGACCGTGAAGCCGACCAGTATCGCGATCGCTGCCTGGAGGCAATCTCCCAATTGAGCCTGGCCGCCTGCCACTGGCCGTTGTCCGCTCTTTTGGAGCGGGATCATCTGGGGGCTCTTCCGCGCGTGCAGCTCTCGCTCAAGATCTCCGCACTCACGTCGCGGCTGGACCCTGCCGATCCCGACGGAACCTATCGCATGGTGGCGGCGAGATTACGGCCGATTGTGGATCTCGCGGCAGCCGAATCGTGCGGGCTGATTTTCGACATGGAGCAGGCCGAGACCAAGGATCTGCTCCTGGAGATTTTCCGGCGGCTATTTACCGAAGACGCCTATCGTGGGTTTGCGCATGCCGGGGTTGCCATGCAGGCCTATCATCGCGAGACCGGGCAGGATATTCGCGACATGATCGCATGGGCGGAGCGGCGTGGTGTGCCGATCACCGTCCGTCTGGTGAAGGGCGCCTATTGGGATTCGGATACCGTTCGCTATCGGCAGGCGGGATGGCCGGTGCCCTTGTTTGAGCGCAAGGCTGAAACCGATGCGAATTATGAAGCGTTGGTGCCGTTGTTGCTCCAACACCGTGAGGCGATCCGTCCGGCGTTCGGGACGCATAATCTCAGGAGCCTGGCGGTAATTGAAGCCGCAGCGGAGTCTCTGGGCGTGCCGCCGGACGCGCTCGAATATCAGATGATCTACGGCATGGCCGAACCGTTCCAGCATGCGATGGCGGCGCATGGCAGGCGGGTCAGGCTCTATACGCCGGTGGGACGTCTTCTGCCGGGCATGGCCTATCTCGTCAGGCGGTTACTGGAGAACACCTCGAATGAATCGTTTTTGCGCAAAGAGTATGTCGAGTCTCAGTCCCTGAGTCTGCTGCTGACTCCTCCGGCGATTTCACCCGTTTCTCAGGCGGCTGCTCCTCGCGCGGTGGACGACTTTGTGAATGAGCCGCACAGTGATTTTTCGCAGGGCGTCAGTCGAGCGGCAATGGGAGCAGCCATTGAGAAAGTTCATGCGCAGGTTGAGTCTCGCCGGCTATTGCCAGATCGAGGGCTTCAGTTGACCGGACCTATGATGGAATCGCGCAATCCAGCGCGTCCCGATGAGGTGGTGGCGCTGGTTCAGAGTGCGACGGCCGCGGATGTGGCGGCGGCAGTCGAGTTGGCAGCAGTGGCCGTGGAGATCTGGCGGCGGTCGGCATCGGAACGGATTGCGGTGATAACACACGCGGCGGCGCTCATGCGCACCCGCCGGTATGAGCTGGCCGCCTGGGAGGTCGCCGAGGTTGGCAAACCCTGGCGGGAAGCGGATGCGGATGTCGCGGAAGCCATCGACTTCCTCGAATTTTATGCCGGGCAAATGGGCCGGTTCGCCTCCCCGCTTCAGTTGAGCCATTATCCGGGAGAGCGTAATCATCTCGTCTACGGACCGCGCGGTGTGGCAGCGGTCATCGCGCCCTGGAATTTTCCGCTCGCGATTCCCGCCGGCATGGTGAGCGCCGCGCTGGTCACAGGCAATACGGTGTTGCTGAAACCGTCGGAGCGCTCGCCGCAAATGGGCCGGCTGCTTGCGGACATCCTGCTTGAGGCTGGCGTGCCGCCGGGAGTGTTGACCTGTTTGCCGGGAGGACCTGAGATTGGACGGGCGCTAGCCGAACATTCTGGGGTCGCGACCATCGTGTTTACCGGCTCAAAAGATGTCGGCTTGCAGCTGCTGGCTGGCGCGACAACGATTCGTCCAGGCCAGCGCCTTGTGCAACGTGTGATCGCGGAGATGGGCGGCAAGAATGCGATCATTGTGGATGAGACGGCGGATCTGGACGAAGCCATTGCGGGTGTGGTGGCGTCCTTTACGGGATACGCCGGGCAGAAGTGCTCCGCCTGTTCGAGAGCGATTGTGCATGAGGGCGTGTATGACCAGTTTCTCTCACGCCTGCAGGCTGCGGTGGTGAGTCTGACCATTGGTGATCCGCTCGATCCTGGCACTCAGGTCGGTCCGGTGATCGATGCCAGGGCGAAGGCGCGTATTGAGGGCTACATTGCGCTAGGCGAACGAGAAGGCCGGCTCCTGGTTCGCCGATCGGTGAAAGGGCCGGGGCATTTTGTCGGTCCGGCCGTTTTTGCCGATGTGAGGCCGGACCATCGTCTGGCGCAGGAGGAGATTTTCGGTCCTGTGCTGGCGGTGATGAAGGCGGCGTCCGTGGCGGAGGCGTTGGAGATGGCGAACGCGACGAGCTATGCCCTCACCGGCGGGATCTATTCACGCAGCCCGGCGAATCTGGCACTGGCTCGCGAGCGGTTCGATGTGGGGAATCTCTACGTGAATCGCGCGATCACTGGCGCTCTGGTCGGACGCCAGCCGTTCGGCGGCCACCGGCTTTCCGGCGTCGGCGCGAAGGCCGGCGGCGATGAGTATCTGGCGCAATTTATGACGGCGCGGACGATCAGCGAGAACACGCTGCGCCGTGGGTTTGACGCCGTGGAGTGATTAGCGCGCCGGCGCCGGAGTAAACTCTTCCAGCTCTTCGGTAATCTCCGTCACCAGGCCGCGATCTTCTTTGGAAGACGATAGCTCCTGCTTCTCGAAATATTTGACCAGCCCCATGCCCTTCACGAACCAGGCGGTCATGACGTCCGTGCCGCGAGCCGGTTTGCCTCCCGTGGACAGATGAATGGCCATGGTCATGCGGGCTTCCACTTTGACCGCATCTGGGTATGTGCCGGCCGGCACCGTCACCGCTTCGCGACCAACCACACTGGTGGTGCTGACCATATCGACCTTCTCATTGACGCCGTCACGATCCATGTCGCTGCCGAAGTCGAGATCCTTTCGGTCGAATTGCTGGAATGTGGATGGGACCGTCATGGGAAAGCGGACAATCTGATACGGCACGATCTGTTTTTCGAGCGGCGTGCCGGGGTCGGATCCGTAGTACACCATGCCGACGACGTCGCGACGGTAGTAGCTGTCGGATTCGCCGTGATTACCTGGGTTGGTATCGTGGAATACCGTTACGGTCACGCCGTTGAGCTTCTTGGTGCCGGTTACCGACGAGGTGTTGTTGAAAAACTTATTATCGATCACTTGGACGGGGCCCTCTGAAACTTGCCCACGATATTGCCAGCGGGTGCCAATCTGGTCGGGAAAGTAGTCGGCGGATTGGGCAATGTGTGAGGAGTCTTCTGCCGCCAGCGGTGCGGGCGCGAATGATCCGGCGGCGAGCAGCACGGCGGTCAGCGCGAGTGACGATAGAGTCTGGGGCAAGATGTGGAGACGGTGCGGCATCGGAATCCTCCTCTGTTGGATGGACCGTACCATAGGCATTGAGGAGGCGGCAAGGCATGGACCGATACGGATTTCACAGGCTTGCGTTGTCGAATGGCTGCCGACATAATCCGTTCGCCATGGCACCGTTACCCAAAGCCAAATCGACGACGAGGAAGCCGGAGCAACGCTCGGTCTTAGTGACAGGAGCGTCAGGCGGCATCGGCTATGCGGTCTGCCGCGCCTTTGCGGCGGCGGGCTGGTATGTCGGGGTGCATTTCCATAC
Proteins encoded in this region:
- a CDS encoding conserved exported protein of unknown function (Evidence 4 : Unknown function but conserved in other organisms; MaGe:77307697), with product MPHRLHILPQTLSSLALTAVLLAAGSFAPAPLAAEDSSHIAQSADYFPDQIGTRWQYRGQVSEGPVQVIDNKFFNNTSSVTGTKKLNGVTVTVFHDTNPGNHGESDSYYRRDVVGMVYYGSDPGTPLEKQIVPYQIVRFPMTVPSTFQQFDRKDLDFGSDMDRDGVNEKVDMVSTTSVVGREAVTVPAGTYPDAVKVEARMTMAIHLSTGGKPARGTDVMTAWFVKGMGLVKYFEKQELSSSKEDRGLVTEITEELEEFTPAPAR